A window of the Streptomyces formicae genome harbors these coding sequences:
- the tuf gene encoding elongation factor Tu, with amino-acid sequence MAKAKFERTKPHVNIGTIGHIDHGKTTLTAAITKVLHDAYPDLNEASAFDQIDKAPEERQRGITISIAHVEYQTESRHYAHVDCPGHADYIKNMITGAAQMDGAILVVAATDGPMPQTKEHVLLARQVGVPYIVVALNKADMVDDEEILELVELEVRELLTEYEFPGDDVPVVKVSALKALEGDKEWGQSVLNLMAAVDEAIPQPERDVDKPFLMPIEDVFTITGRGTVVTGRIERGVLKVNETVDIIGIKTEKTTTTVTGIEMFRKLLDEGQAGENVGLLLRGIKREDVERGQVIIKPGSVTPHTEFEAQAYILSKDEGGRHTPFFNNYRPQFYFRTTDVTGVVTLPEGTEMVMPGDNTQMTVSLIQPVAMEEGLKFAIREGGRTVGAGQVVKITK; translated from the coding sequence GTGGCGAAGGCGAAGTTCGAGCGGACTAAGCCGCACGTCAACATCGGCACCATCGGTCACATCGACCACGGTAAGACGACCCTCACGGCCGCCATTACCAAGGTGCTGCACGACGCGTACCCGGACCTGAACGAGGCCTCGGCCTTCGACCAGATCGACAAGGCTCCTGAGGAGCGCCAGCGCGGTATCACCATCTCCATCGCGCACGTCGAGTACCAGACCGAGTCGCGTCACTACGCGCACGTCGACTGCCCCGGTCACGCGGACTACATCAAGAACATGATCACCGGTGCCGCCCAGATGGACGGTGCCATCCTCGTGGTCGCCGCCACCGACGGCCCGATGCCGCAGACCAAGGAGCACGTGCTCCTGGCCCGTCAGGTCGGCGTTCCGTACATCGTCGTCGCCCTGAACAAGGCCGACATGGTGGACGACGAGGAGATCCTGGAGCTCGTCGAGCTCGAGGTCCGTGAGCTCCTCACCGAGTACGAGTTCCCGGGCGACGACGTTCCCGTCGTCAAGGTCTCGGCGCTCAAGGCGCTCGAGGGCGACAAGGAGTGGGGCCAGTCGGTCCTGAACCTGATGGCCGCCGTCGACGAGGCGATCCCGCAGCCCGAGCGTGACGTCGACAAGCCGTTCCTGATGCCGATCGAGGACGTCTTCACGATCACCGGTCGTGGCACCGTCGTCACCGGTCGTATCGAGCGTGGTGTCCTCAAGGTCAACGAGACCGTCGACATCATCGGCATCAAGACCGAGAAGACCACCACCACGGTCACCGGCATCGAGATGTTCCGCAAGCTGCTCGACGAGGGCCAGGCCGGTGAGAACGTCGGTCTGCTCCTCCGTGGCATCAAGCGCGAGGACGTCGAGCGCGGCCAGGTCATCATCAAGCCCGGTTCGGTCACGCCGCACACCGAGTTCGAGGCCCAGGCCTACATCCTGTCCAAGGACGAGGGTGGCCGCCACACGCCGTTCTTCAACAACTACCGTCCGCAGTTCTACTTCCGTACGACTGACGTGACCGGTGTTGTGACCCTCCCCGAGGGCACCGAGATGGTCATGCCGGGTGACAACACCCAGATGACCGTTTCGCTGATCCAGCCCGTCGCCATGGAAGAGGGCCTGAAGTTCGCCATCCGTGAGGGTGGCCGGACCGTCGGCGCCGGCCAGGTCGTCAAGATCACCAAGTAA